Proteins from a genomic interval of Mycoplasmopsis columboralis:
- a CDS encoding MHO_1580 family protein, giving the protein MIAEVHNEYNIDKDVEIINNQQVNTRWDSINLPKEFFVHFSIDKLLNNGYFDIDFASNLTNFKHLNLSVSLIVNGTYVLENLKEHLDNFKLKFEDLNLEYKKLKSIVVIFKNNNEDAGIFYVDFGDFNLIEQNIIVKSNTAKAKIVSEYNFLLFEKAHKTSFNYLNVLVNLNELSNQKRTNSVGTIEVFYNPNLSPNLKIKHRKKSPPLLEKAFVEFDHFFNKELNLKPTQINSNIYNWEFNNNFIQTYNLPFHYNTLTSDYNWNFNNSIEAKKGILLPRYFSGELQTQLGLEFKDFKLIFSKTFFINKNISAPRTQNKSLFITEIPFDSENTNREILVINLEKFFNLVLSRKITNINELLAYSKPEDEYMK; this is encoded by the coding sequence ATGATTGCTGAAGTTCATAATGAATATAACATTGACAAAGATGTAGAAATAATTAATAATCAGCAAGTAAATACTCGCTGAGATTCAATTAATTTACCCAAAGAATTTTTTGTGCACTTTAGTATCGATAAATTACTTAATAATGGTTATTTTGACATTGATTTTGCATCGAATTTAACTAATTTTAAGCACTTAAATTTATCGGTATCTCTAATTGTAAATGGAACATATGTACTTGAAAATTTGAAAGAACATTTAGATAATTTCAAACTGAAATTTGAGGATCTTAATTTAGAATATAAAAAATTAAAAAGTATAGTTGTAATTTTTAAAAATAATAACGAGGATGCAGGAATTTTTTATGTTGATTTTGGTGATTTTAATTTGATTGAACAAAATATTATCGTAAAGTCTAATACTGCAAAAGCCAAAATTGTGAGCGAATACAATTTTTTATTGTTTGAAAAAGCTCACAAAACTAGCTTTAATTATTTAAATGTATTGGTTAATTTAAATGAATTATCAAACCAAAAAAGAACCAATTCTGTAGGAACAATTGAAGTATTTTATAATCCGAATTTATCACCTAATCTTAAAATTAAACATCGTAAAAAATCACCTCCCCTTCTTGAAAAAGCTTTTGTTGAGTTTGATCACTTTTTTAATAAAGAATTGAATTTAAAACCAACCCAAATAAATTCGAATATTTATAATTGAGAGTTTAACAATAATTTTATTCAAACTTATAATTTACCTTTTCACTATAACACTTTAACTAGTGATTATAATTGAAATTTCAATAACTCTATTGAAGCTAAAAAAGGTATTTTATTACCTAGATATTTTAGTGGCGAACTCCAAACACAATTGGGATTAGAATTTAAAGATTTTAAATTGATATTTTCAAAAACATTCTTTATTAATAAAAATATTTCAGCTCCGAGAACGCAAAATAAAAGTCTTTTTATTACTGAAATTCCTTTTGATAGCGAAAATACAAACAGAGAAATATTAGTGATTAATTTAGAAAAATTTTTTAATTTAGTTCTCTCGCGAAAAATTACTAATATCAATGAACTTCTTGCATATTCAAAACCCGAAGATGAATACATGAAATAA
- a CDS encoding phosphopantetheine-binding protein: MNKSVKEIVLNELKKYTKKSFGENTLLAELNIDSLDLAEIIIEAEEKFGIEIADEELMKVKTINDIILLIEKSKN, from the coding sequence ATGAATAAATCAGTAAAAGAAATCGTTCTAAATGAACTTAAAAAATACACTAAAAAATCTTTTGGTGAAAATACTTTATTAGCAGAACTTAATATTGATTCGCTTGATTTAGCTGAAATTATTATTGAAGCTGAGGAAAAATTTGGTATTGAAATTGCTGATGAAGAGTTAATGAAAGTAAAAACAATTAATGATATTATTTTGTTGATTGAAAAATCAAAAAATTAG
- a CDS encoding MHO_1590 family protein, giving the protein MNTWNNKVKYFIVAIGIILLSFGSYYAYKHLSTSTVNKVSKENDTEVENIFPDLDEKYYNELLSTKNSEKVITENLVYELLSDLSKRVNLPNGDIYFNWKLISDYELNVYIKIVYQNKEYKKAYKFKLDYSN; this is encoded by the coding sequence ATGAATACATGAAATAATAAAGTTAAATATTTTATTGTAGCTATTGGAATCATTTTGTTATCTTTTGGTTCTTATTATGCTTATAAACATCTAAGCACATCAACAGTAAATAAAGTCTCAAAAGAGAATGATACGGAAGTTGAAAACATATTTCCTGACTTAGATGAAAAATATTACAATGAACTTTTGTCCACAAAAAACAGTGAAAAAGTAATTACAGAAAATTTAGTTTATGAGTTATTAAGTGATTTAAGTAAAAGAGTTAACTTACCAAATGGTGATATTTATTTCAATTGAAAATTAATTAGTGATTATGAATTGAATGTTTATATTAAAATCGTTTATCAAAATAAAGAGTATAAAAAAGCCTATAAATTTAAATTAGATTACTCAAATTAA
- a CDS encoding NAD(P)H-dependent glycerol-3-phosphate dehydrogenase gives MKKTKYIAFIGTGAWASALANVVSQNGYHVKMYGINDQEISEINKGFNRKYFGNRSFTNPENIQASTDLEYVLKDCETAVIAIPSVAIRSVLKQLSAILKYKKINIVNVSKGFDDLSGEFLSDLIKTKLNRNLKSFATFAGPSYASEVFEEHLTLINVFASNKDFEELLIQKFNNHYFQLIPCADEHTGEILAALKNVLAIGIGISSFNHPGKNSHSALISIGTKEILQIALQLKPSTNVAIGFELAGIGDIFLTCSSTQSRNFTFGYSIAEKGLKETLKKQELTVEGYASAKTLAKILQQNNIKNVPLLESIITILQGQKEPLLLTDFLIKN, from the coding sequence ATGAAAAAAACTAAATATATAGCTTTTATTGGAACCGGAGCATGAGCAAGTGCGCTTGCAAATGTAGTTTCTCAAAATGGTTACCATGTTAAAATGTACGGAATTAATGATCAAGAAATAAGTGAAATTAATAAAGGTTTCAACCGGAAATATTTTGGAAACCGCTCATTTACCAATCCTGAAAACATTCAGGCTTCAACTGATTTAGAGTATGTTCTAAAAGATTGTGAAACAGCAGTTATTGCAATTCCTTCGGTTGCAATTAGAAGTGTTTTAAAACAATTGTCTGCAATATTAAAGTACAAAAAAATTAATATTGTTAATGTTTCAAAAGGTTTTGATGATCTTAGTGGTGAGTTTTTATCAGATTTAATTAAAACAAAGCTAAATCGTAATTTAAAAAGCTTTGCCACTTTTGCAGGGCCTTCTTATGCATCAGAAGTTTTTGAAGAACACCTAACTTTAATTAATGTTTTTGCTTCAAATAAAGATTTCGAAGAGCTTTTAATTCAAAAATTCAACAATCACTACTTTCAATTGATTCCTTGTGCAGATGAGCACACAGGTGAAATTTTAGCAGCACTAAAAAATGTTTTAGCAATAGGAATTGGTATATCTTCATTTAATCACCCAGGAAAAAACTCTCATTCAGCTTTAATTTCAATTGGTACTAAAGAAATTTTACAAATTGCTTTACAATTAAAACCTTCAACAAATGTGGCTATAGGTTTCGAATTAGCTGGTATTGGAGATATTTTCCTAACTTGTTCTTCAACACAAAGTAGAAACTTTACTTTTGGATACTCAATTGCTGAAAAAGGTCTTAAAGAAACTTTGAAAAAACAAGAATTAACTGTTGAAGGATATGCAAGTGCTAAAACTTTAGCTAAGATTTTGCAACAAAATAATATTAAAAATGTTCCGTTGTTAGAAAGTATTATTACCATTTTACAGGGTCAAAAAGAACCGCTTTTATTGACTGATTTTCTTATCAAAAATTAG
- a CDS encoding MG284/MPN403 family protein codes for MQSKTIFNKKEKQKSDVTKKLLYLGKLLDVMPSNSDDVHQQQEKLMSLRIHKAIEALNPIEQRILLSEYNKNKEESKWYLTYFSRSTYYKRRKEAINKFLEKVFAYDCWSS; via the coding sequence ATGCAAAGTAAAACAATTTTTAACAAAAAAGAAAAACAAAAATCAGATGTAACTAAAAAACTTTTATATTTAGGAAAATTACTTGATGTAATGCCTTCTAATAGTGATGATGTGCACCAACAACAAGAAAAACTAATGTCTTTAAGAATCCATAAAGCTATTGAGGCTTTAAATCCGATTGAACAAAGAATTCTTTTAAGTGAATACAATAAAAACAAAGAGGAAAGTAAATGATATTTAACTTATTTCTCCCGCTCTACATATTACAAACGCAGAAAAGAAGCGATAAATAAATTTCTTGAAAAGGTCTTTGCTTATGATTGCTGAAGTTCATAA